One region of Armatimonadia bacterium genomic DNA includes:
- a CDS encoding PKD domain-containing protein, giving the protein MSMKCRVLCMVPLLVLAVVVQVSAAGLTVEIMQPCDGIEVTVGQECTFEAVAYLDGQELEAGAVTWEWDFGDATPHSLTNPTTHAYMAPGSYTGVASARCGELTGQARVLLFAGSTKMGEFVALAGYQRPPDVPFPQDVGSSVWDAVTLMYRVSPTGGMSLRGCRFYQLDGEGQWIRVDLAGDDGWVWKGADVLVDGLTHQNATWVWDTRVCKNRQLCFRVEALFERGPDIIVEDLYRAWTPNNTVVRDTTTGVDALLIKWPKDREPSATIGWNVTHHEVVAPKYKVEVKCYDVCRTPTSQDPVDTVADPSYSRNAGSGAFSWTPPGPSKVGIYSYSITADHYECADTDKVDAISNVSLSDFTWDTDDYPDAAFVALHYTCSQGLSGCELLLFKPDLSEGTILSGIALDGSVGQHLAVVKFAVDRQIMGDYRFVLTGTQADGSANRDETPKPTIPRGAAVQLLPRVRICAGSGISSGFFSGAKNATEERFAAYNLANHPPYDVGEVAQTKQAVYRAVQDAAIFAYYGHADPGYVSPGQPDPDEVFRCTDLPLDMDHVLLALWMGCNTAQGNGGSDMVTGSVTNGASCAIGWTVEIAAGYLPPFASYFWDCACTGLNAAKSCSLAALWAYGDIGDECGDDILDHRVEGNVILVPSRFGGG; this is encoded by the coding sequence ATGTCGATGAAGTGTCGTGTGCTCTGCATGGTGCCGTTGCTCGTGTTGGCAGTCGTCGTGCAGGTGAGTGCAGCGGGGCTCACCGTTGAGATCATGCAGCCTTGTGACGGGATCGAGGTCACTGTTGGTCAGGAGTGCACTTTCGAGGCAGTTGCGTACCTGGACGGGCAGGAGCTCGAGGCCGGTGCGGTGACCTGGGAGTGGGATTTCGGGGATGCCACCCCCCACTCCCTGACTAACCCCACCACTCACGCATACATGGCGCCTGGGAGCTACACCGGCGTGGCCTCCGCCCGATGTGGCGAGTTGACCGGACAGGCGAGGGTCCTTCTGTTTGCAGGTTCCACCAAAATGGGGGAGTTCGTCGCTCTCGCCGGCTACCAGCGCCCACCCGACGTCCCCTTCCCCCAAGACGTGGGCAGCAGTGTGTGGGATGCGGTCACGCTCATGTACCGGGTGTCGCCAACAGGCGGCATGTCGCTGCGGGGCTGCAGGTTCTATCAGCTAGACGGTGAGGGCCAGTGGATCCGCGTGGACCTGGCCGGTGACGACGGTTGGGTCTGGAAGGGCGCTGACGTGCTAGTTGATGGCCTCACACACCAGAACGCCACCTGGGTATGGGATACGAGGGTCTGCAAGAACAGGCAGCTCTGCTTCAGAGTCGAGGCCCTGTTTGAAAGGGGACCCGACATCATCGTCGAGGACCTCTACCGGGCATGGACGCCCAACAACACGGTCGTGAGGGACACGACCACCGGTGTGGACGCACTCCTGATCAAGTGGCCCAAGGACCGGGAGCCATCTGCCACGATCGGCTGGAACGTAACGCATCATGAGGTGGTTGCTCCCAAGTACAAGGTCGAGGTCAAGTGCTATGACGTCTGCCGAACCCCGACCTCTCAAGACCCAGTCGATACCGTCGCCGACCCCTCCTACTCGAGAAACGCAGGCAGTGGGGCGTTCTCCTGGACGCCGCCCGGCCCGTCCAAAGTCGGCATCTACAGCTACTCGATCACCGCGGACCACTACGAATGCGCCGACACGGACAAGGTGGACGCGATCAGCAATGTGTCACTGAGCGACTTCACCTGGGACACCGACGACTATCCAGATGCGGCCTTCGTGGCCCTGCACTACACCTGTAGCCAAGGGCTCTCTGGATGCGAGCTTCTCCTGTTCAAGCCCGACCTCAGCGAAGGCACCATACTCTCAGGGATAGCCCTGGACGGATCGGTCGGTCAGCATCTGGCAGTGGTCAAGTTCGCCGTGGACCGACAGATAATGGGAGACTACCGTTTCGTCCTGACGGGCACGCAAGCAGATGGATCCGCCAACCGAGACGAGACCCCAAAACCGACCATACCACGAGGGGCAGCGGTGCAGTTACTGCCGCGCGTCAGGATATGCGCAGGCTCCGGAATCTCTAGCGGTTTTTTCAGCGGCGCCAAGAACGCAACGGAGGAGCGGTTCGCGGCCTACAACCTTGCCAACCACCCGCCGTATGATGTTGGCGAGGTCGCACAGACGAAACAAGCTGTCTACCGCGCTGTACAGGATGCAGCCATCTTTGCTTACTACGGGCATGCAGACCCGGGCTATGTCTCACCCGGTCAGCCAGACCCGGACGAAGTGTTCCGTTGTACCGATCTGCCGCTCGACATGGACCACGTCCTCCTCGCGCTATGGATGGGATGCAACACAGCCCAGGGCAACGGTGGATCCGATATGGTGACCGGATCTGTGACTAATGGTGCATCGTGCGCGATTGGCTGGACCGTGGAGATAGCTGCCGGCTACCTTCCGCCCTTCGCCAGCTACTTCTGGGACTGCGCCTGCACTGGACTGAACGCAGCCAAGTCGTGCAGCCTCGCTGCCCTGTGGGCCTACGGCGACATTGGTGACGAGTGCGGAGACGATATACTTGACCATCGCGTCGAGGGCAACGTCATCCTAGTCCCATCGAGATTCGGAGGTGGGTAG
- a CDS encoding SprT family zinc-dependent metalloprotease, producing the protein MPVVRLGGHDVKYEVRRSNRARNVRLKVNATEGLVVVIPEAYDADLLPDLLVGKRTWIERQLAYFRSAPVWRPEGEPQDGQTILYRGTLHALSIVHPEEGERRRVSMSGQSIQLRLRAGDAGLPLLNRWLRQQARRHIEAELEALCGERERGRVYIMDQRTRWGSCSRQGNLSFNWRLVMAPPEVLTYVVAHEVAHLAERKHSQRFWLIVRGMVGDVEGPRRWLRENGGKLRLL; encoded by the coding sequence ATGCCGGTAGTGCGACTGGGCGGTCACGACGTGAAGTACGAGGTCCGGCGGAGCAACCGGGCCAGGAACGTCCGACTCAAGGTGAACGCCACCGAGGGTCTTGTCGTGGTCATCCCCGAGGCATACGATGCGGACCTACTGCCCGATCTGCTTGTCGGCAAGCGGACATGGATCGAGAGGCAACTAGCGTACTTCCGATCGGCTCCGGTATGGCGGCCGGAGGGCGAACCCCAGGACGGTCAGACAATCCTGTACCGCGGAACCCTGCATGCTCTCAGCATCGTCCACCCCGAGGAGGGCGAACGCCGCCGAGTGTCGATGTCCGGACAGTCTATCCAGCTTCGCCTGCGGGCAGGCGATGCAGGGCTGCCGCTCCTGAACCGTTGGCTTCGACAGCAGGCCCGCCGTCACATCGAGGCCGAGCTGGAGGCCCTCTGCGGCGAACGTGAGCGCGGTCGGGTCTACATCATGGATCAGCGGACCCGCTGGGGCAGTTGCTCCCGTCAGGGCAACCTGTCCTTCAACTGGCGTCTCGTGATGGCGCCGCCAGAGGTGCTCACGTACGTGGTCGCCCACGAGGTCGCCCACCTCGCGGAGCGGAAGCACTCGCAGAGGTTCTGGCTGATCGTCCGGGGGATGGTGGGAGACGTTGAGGGACCAAGGCGATGGCTGAGGGAGAACGGTGGCAAGCTAAGGCTTCTGTAG
- a CDS encoding type I restriction endonuclease subunit R codes for MSFSELNCVELQVVEWLVELGWTFRTPKEMRGYARPLADPFVEPILVDALLRLNLGVIETSEDALAVIDQILRPFHHTPDWLLANSNFLALLQDGARLQLRPGAPTQTVRLVDFEDIGNNDLCVARQYQVRGTKTIRADLTLLVNGIPLVLIEAKSPTAHDDWLEAVKQFVRYQEEAPQLLASNLLNVAADGLKFRYGATNAPPEYWAEWKDAWPRSLPPKACEMQVGVTGLLSPDNLLDMLAHFWVFETRDNRTVKKVARYQQFRAANKIVDRVTGGEHDRGLVWHTQGSGKSLTMIFTAQKLRRHPSLQQPTVFIIVDRVDLDTQITGTFEAVDFPNVDRAFSIADLWQIIESGKRGVFVTTIQKFQELGDVATDRSNIIVLADESHRSQEGLCGLECQRVMPRAKRFGFTGTPIDRDHLNTFRNFGPIVEGKQERYLDIYSIRQAIADKATVPVYYQPRDARWRIERELLDAAFEETFEHFSEAERTRLQKENARLKLLMKSPERVASIAEDIAQHFREHVEPNGFKGQIVCVDREACALVKKELDKHLPPEASTVVISEGQNDEALLREHHRGKAGQEAVIREFKKPGEMPQLLIVCDMLLTGFDAPIEQVMYLDKPLRDHSLLQAIARTNRPHEGKKNGVVVDYFGVFQNLQVALNYDEAEIEDAVFDWDALKEQFPVALAEALSYFAGIELEDSVQCLLACLRRLESPPERQAEFERRFRQTQALWEAIMPDPDLYAYRHSYAWLCDFYMAYVKRFKREDTTNLAAYGAKTRELILEHTHILDVQRDLPLYRIDENYLVLIHDLEGDPDDKAAEMEQAVAREIQIRRGTDPAYERLSERLERILKAKREGMLHGIQLMLEYRNLIQDVVETIAAPEREGVSPGELAIMRQALELAPDADPERCKSLAQDIASFVQANAFAGWTDSTAACQRVGQEIARLLLHDYRELNLFPGGFKNAAVDYAVQHYADVS; via the coding sequence ATGAGCTTCTCTGAACTCAACTGCGTCGAGTTGCAGGTCGTCGAGTGGCTTGTCGAACTGGGCTGGACCTTTCGCACACCCAAGGAGATGCGCGGGTATGCCCGCCCACTCGCCGACCCCTTCGTGGAGCCGATCCTCGTGGACGCCCTCCTGCGGCTGAACCTCGGCGTCATCGAAACGAGCGAAGATGCCCTGGCCGTCATCGACCAGATACTCCGTCCCTTCCACCACACCCCCGACTGGCTTCTGGCCAACAGCAACTTCCTGGCTCTCCTGCAGGACGGTGCCCGACTGCAGCTTCGCCCCGGTGCGCCCACTCAGACCGTGCGGCTGGTGGACTTCGAGGACATCGGCAACAACGACCTCTGTGTGGCCCGGCAGTATCAGGTACGTGGCACGAAGACCATCCGCGCCGACCTGACGCTGCTGGTCAACGGCATCCCCCTGGTGCTGATCGAGGCGAAGTCACCGACGGCCCATGACGACTGGCTGGAGGCGGTGAAGCAGTTCGTGCGCTACCAGGAGGAAGCCCCGCAGTTGCTCGCCTCCAACCTGCTGAACGTGGCGGCGGACGGCCTCAAGTTCCGCTACGGAGCGACAAACGCCCCGCCGGAGTACTGGGCAGAGTGGAAGGACGCTTGGCCGCGTAGTCTGCCGCCCAAGGCCTGCGAGATGCAGGTCGGGGTTACGGGGCTCCTGTCGCCCGACAACCTGCTGGACATGCTGGCCCACTTCTGGGTCTTCGAGACCCGTGACAACCGCACGGTGAAGAAGGTCGCCCGCTACCAGCAGTTCCGGGCCGCCAACAAGATTGTGGACCGGGTCACCGGGGGAGAACACGATCGGGGCCTGGTCTGGCACACGCAGGGCTCGGGCAAGAGCCTGACCATGATCTTCACCGCCCAGAAGCTTCGCCGCCACCCCTCTCTGCAGCAGCCGACGGTGTTCATCATCGTCGACCGGGTGGACCTCGACACGCAGATCACCGGCACCTTCGAGGCCGTGGACTTCCCGAACGTGGACCGGGCTTTCTCGATCGCCGACCTGTGGCAGATCATCGAGAGCGGCAAGCGAGGCGTCTTTGTCACCACCATCCAGAAGTTCCAGGAACTCGGGGACGTGGCGACCGACCGGAGCAACATCATCGTGCTGGCCGATGAGTCGCACCGCAGCCAGGAGGGACTGTGCGGCCTCGAGTGCCAGCGGGTGATGCCGAGGGCCAAGCGGTTCGGCTTCACGGGCACGCCGATCGACCGCGACCACCTGAACACCTTCCGCAACTTCGGGCCGATCGTGGAGGGCAAGCAGGAACGGTACCTCGACATCTACAGCATCCGCCAGGCCATCGCGGACAAGGCGACGGTGCCCGTCTACTACCAACCACGGGATGCCCGCTGGAGGATCGAGCGGGAGCTGCTGGATGCGGCCTTCGAGGAGACCTTTGAGCACTTCAGCGAGGCCGAGCGAACGCGGCTCCAGAAGGAAAACGCCCGCCTCAAGCTGCTCATGAAGAGCCCCGAACGCGTGGCGTCGATAGCGGAGGACATCGCCCAGCACTTTCGGGAGCACGTGGAGCCCAACGGCTTCAAGGGGCAGATCGTCTGCGTGGACCGCGAGGCCTGTGCCCTGGTCAAGAAGGAGCTGGACAAGCACCTGCCGCCGGAGGCGTCAACCGTGGTGATCTCGGAGGGCCAGAACGACGAGGCCCTGCTGCGGGAGCACCATCGCGGCAAGGCCGGCCAAGAGGCGGTCATTCGGGAGTTCAAGAAGCCCGGCGAGATGCCACAACTGCTGATCGTCTGCGACATGCTGCTGACGGGCTTCGACGCGCCGATCGAGCAGGTCATGTACCTGGACAAGCCACTGCGGGACCACAGCCTACTGCAGGCCATCGCCCGGACGAACCGCCCGCATGAGGGCAAAAAGAACGGCGTTGTCGTCGACTACTTCGGCGTCTTCCAGAACCTGCAGGTCGCCCTGAACTACGACGAGGCCGAGATCGAGGATGCCGTCTTCGACTGGGACGCCCTCAAGGAGCAGTTCCCGGTGGCGCTCGCGGAGGCACTGTCCTACTTCGCCGGGATCGAGCTGGAGGACAGCGTGCAGTGCCTGCTGGCCTGCCTCAGGAGGCTGGAGAGCCCTCCGGAGCGGCAAGCGGAGTTCGAGCGGCGGTTCCGGCAGACACAGGCCCTTTGGGAAGCGATCATGCCGGACCCGGACCTCTACGCCTACCGGCACAGCTACGCTTGGCTGTGCGATTTCTACATGGCCTACGTCAAGCGGTTCAAGCGTGAGGACACGACGAACCTGGCAGCGTACGGGGCCAAGACGAGGGAGCTCATACTGGAGCACACCCATATCCTCGACGTACAACGGGACCTGCCCTTATACCGGATCGATGAGAACTACCTGGTCCTCATCCACGACCTGGAGGGGGACCCCGACGATAAGGCTGCCGAGATGGAACAGGCCGTGGCCAGGGAGATCCAGATACGTCGCGGCACCGATCCGGCCTACGAGAGGCTGAGCGAGCGACTGGAGCGGATCCTCAAGGCCAAGCGTGAAGGGATGCTGCATGGGATCCAGTTGATGCTGGAGTATAGGAACCTCATCCAGGACGTGGTGGAGACGATCGCGGCCCCCGAACGGGAGGGGGTCTCCCCCGGCGAGTTGGCCATCATGCGACAGGCCCTCGAGCTCGCACCCGACGCCGATCCCGAGCGATGCAAGTCCCTGGCCCAGGACATCGCGAGCTTCGTGCAAGCCAACGCGTTCGCCGGCTGGACCGACAGCACCGCCGCCTGCCAGCGGGTGGGCCAGGAGATCGCACGCCTGCTGCTCCACGACTACCGTGAGCTGAACCTGTTTCCGGGCGGCTTCAAGAACGCCGCCGTCGACTACGCCGTCCAGCACTACGCGGACGTGAGCTAG
- a CDS encoding type II toxin-antitoxin system VapC family toxin: protein MAEAGGGRSLSLVTDANVWIDLDNGGLTALVFALGYEFVSPDTVVDELGPDLAGRLLDQGLLSHSAGPESGAALLELRSRYKHPSDADLYALLLAIEQGWGLLTGDRQLREAAQGQQLEVHGLLWVLDELVARRLLAVRAAARALTTIREQGARLPADECDERLLRWGTT from the coding sequence GTGGCCGAAGCCGGAGGTGGCCGGAGTCTGAGCCTCGTCACCGATGCCAACGTCTGGATCGATCTGGACAACGGGGGGTTGACCGCCCTGGTCTTCGCCCTCGGGTACGAGTTCGTCAGTCCAGACACCGTCGTGGACGAACTCGGGCCGGACCTGGCGGGCCGCCTCCTCGACCAGGGCCTCCTCAGCCATTCCGCCGGACCCGAGTCGGGTGCCGCCCTTCTCGAGCTACGCAGCCGGTACAAGCATCCGAGTGATGCGGACCTATACGCCCTTCTGCTGGCGATCGAGCAGGGATGGGGCCTGCTGACAGGTGACCGCCAGTTGCGTGAGGCCGCGCAGGGGCAGCAGTTGGAAGTCCACGGTCTGCTGTGGGTCCTCGATGAGCTGGTGGCGAGGAGGTTGCTGGCGGTGCGGGCGGCGGCGCGGGCACTGACAACCATCAGGGAACAGGGCGCCCGGCTGCCCGCAGACGAGTGCGACGAACGTCTGCTGAGATGGGGGACGACATGA
- a CDS encoding XRE family transcriptional regulator, which produces MQSMGERIKQARLAAGLSLRELAERVDVSAMALSKYENSQVLPGSDMLLRLGKALGVKVGYFLRPLQVEVQCPAFRKHSKVTKKAQGMIEGRIREFLERYLAAEDVFEPDRMPVFEWPESCSGTLKSVEEAEQWAEGLRRDWGLGHDPIANLCETLEDHGVKVILLEDVDEKFDGYSCWANETIPVVACRKGDGLPGDRQRFTLAHELGHLLLEKHMAEDVDAEKACHRFAGAFLVPAEAVRREVGSHRGRIEFKEIHSLKHKWGLSMAAWFHRLADLDIISANQYQIIARRFRASGWSKREPGEQVRPEQTQRFERLVERAVAEDIISVSRAADLLNTSLIELRGEMGWPKPEVAGV; this is translated from the coding sequence ATGCAGTCGATGGGTGAGCGGATCAAGCAGGCTCGCCTCGCTGCGGGGTTGAGCCTCAGAGAGCTGGCGGAGCGTGTGGACGTGTCGGCAATGGCCCTTTCGAAGTATGAGAACAGTCAGGTTCTGCCCGGCTCGGACATGCTCCTACGGCTGGGCAAGGCCCTCGGGGTGAAGGTCGGCTACTTCCTGCGGCCACTGCAGGTGGAGGTGCAGTGCCCGGCCTTCCGCAAGCACAGCAAAGTCACGAAGAAGGCCCAGGGGATGATCGAGGGCCGGATCAGGGAGTTCCTGGAGCGGTACCTCGCGGCCGAGGACGTATTCGAGCCGGACAGGATGCCGGTGTTCGAGTGGCCCGAGTCGTGCAGCGGGACGCTGAAGAGTGTCGAGGAGGCGGAACAGTGGGCGGAGGGCCTGCGGCGTGACTGGGGCCTCGGGCATGACCCCATAGCGAACCTGTGCGAGACGCTGGAGGACCACGGCGTCAAGGTCATCCTCCTCGAGGACGTGGACGAGAAGTTCGACGGGTACTCGTGCTGGGCGAATGAGACGATCCCTGTGGTGGCTTGCCGAAAGGGCGACGGCTTGCCCGGTGACCGTCAGAGGTTCACGCTGGCCCACGAGTTGGGCCACCTACTGCTGGAAAAGCACATGGCCGAAGACGTGGACGCGGAGAAGGCCTGCCATCGCTTCGCCGGGGCGTTCCTTGTGCCGGCTGAGGCGGTCCGTCGAGAGGTGGGTAGCCACCGGGGGCGGATCGAGTTCAAGGAGATCCACTCCCTGAAGCACAAGTGGGGTCTGAGCATGGCAGCGTGGTTCCATCGCCTCGCAGACCTGGACATCATCTCTGCCAACCAGTACCAGATCATCGCCCGGCGGTTTCGGGCGAGCGGCTGGAGCAAGCGCGAGCCAGGAGAGCAGGTCAGGCCCGAGCAGACTCAGCGGTTCGAGCGGCTGGTCGAACGAGCGGTGGCAGAGGACATCATCTCTGTCTCCCGCGCCGCTGACCTCCTGAACACGTCTCTGATCGAGCTGCGAGGAGAGATGGGGTGGCCGAAGCCGGAGGTGGCCGGAGTCTGA
- a CDS encoding restriction endonuclease subunit S, protein MTEAALPEGWTTARVGDLGVWRGGGTPSKSQPDYWGGSIPWLTPKDFSASQIQDTEDHITEVGLTSRGLRLYQPSDVAVVFRSGILRHTFPITRCSVPYAVNQDIKVLSTDAAHCSDFVFYALQANTTNILRTAVKTGTTVQSVDGHSFARIEIALPPPAEQRKIAAVLRSVDEAVERTEAVIAALREVKRGMMQELLTKGIGHTEFVETDLGHLPSNWCVATLGELCDEVYRYPTYYNIDYVASGVPEVRGELIGEDGRLSNDFAEYRRISPQTSARFPRTVLQEGDFVLSVRGTMGKIGYVHGCLSGANMTANLIRLSPDRRRVDPLWLKHVMLGAEFQQRLQAASSATTIQTIQAPVLKEIPVRLPPLIEQHDIAARLEAAGTAVTVTQQELTGLQALKRGLMQQLLTGKVRVKV, encoded by the coding sequence ATGACAGAGGCTGCTTTGCCGGAAGGCTGGACGACCGCACGAGTTGGGGATTTGGGTGTCTGGCGAGGCGGCGGCACCCCGAGCAAGTCGCAGCCGGACTACTGGGGAGGCTCCATCCCTTGGCTGACTCCCAAAGACTTCAGTGCCTCGCAGATACAGGACACCGAAGACCACATAACAGAGGTCGGCCTGACCAGCAGAGGGCTGCGACTCTACCAGCCGAGTGATGTGGCAGTGGTCTTTCGCAGCGGCATCCTACGGCACACGTTCCCGATCACCAGGTGCTCAGTGCCTTACGCCGTCAACCAGGACATCAAGGTGCTTTCCACGGACGCTGCCCACTGCAGTGACTTCGTCTTCTATGCACTGCAGGCCAACACGACCAACATCCTCCGCACAGCAGTGAAGACCGGTACCACCGTGCAGAGCGTTGACGGTCACTCGTTCGCTCGGATCGAGATCGCCCTTCCCCCGCCCGCGGAACAGCGGAAGATCGCGGCGGTCCTGCGGTCGGTGGACGAGGCGGTCGAGCGGACGGAGGCGGTGATCGCCGCCCTGCGGGAAGTCAAGCGGGGGATGATGCAGGAGCTGCTGACCAAGGGGATCGGGCACACGGAGTTCGTGGAGACGGACTTGGGGCATCTCCCGTCCAACTGGTGTGTCGCGACGCTTGGAGAGCTCTGTGACGAAGTCTACCGATACCCCACCTACTACAACATAGACTACGTCGCCTCCGGCGTGCCAGAGGTCCGGGGCGAACTCATCGGCGAGGATGGTCGTTTGAGCAATGACTTCGCGGAATACCGCCGCATCTCCCCACAGACATCCGCCCGGTTCCCCCGAACAGTCCTGCAGGAGGGGGACTTCGTGCTCTCGGTTCGGGGGACGATGGGGAAGATCGGGTACGTGCACGGCTGCCTGAGCGGAGCCAACATGACGGCCAACCTGATCCGTCTGTCGCCGGACAGACGGCGAGTGGATCCGCTGTGGCTCAAGCACGTGATGCTCGGAGCGGAGTTCCAGCAGCGGTTGCAGGCTGCATCTTCCGCGACCACAATCCAGACAATCCAGGCTCCGGTGCTCAAAGAGATACCAGTGCGTCTTCCGCCTCTCATTGAGCAACACGATATCGCTGCCCGGCTCGAGGCGGCCGGCACTGCCGTCACCGTCACCCAGCAAGAACTCACCGGCTTGCAGGCCCTCAAGCGTGGCCTGATGCAGCAGTTGCTGACGGGGAAGGTGCGGGTGAAGGTGTAG